Proteins from a genomic interval of Methanobacteriaceae archaeon:
- the priS gene encoding DNA primase catalytic subunit PriS produces the protein MFSKATLKERRQYYREEWSVKDLPEFIATDLKKREFGFDHNGRGPNDRYKTFGGPEALGKFLRFKAPFASYISVAFYNNPKRREDWLKAEYIFDVDAKDIPIRSCQCNGVCEVCLGEALEIVNSLIDTLQSDLGLKNIHLIYSGRGYHIRILDEEMMSANSELRSEVLKYVAGAEVPKSQFVNPEISNKSFNFEHFTIPIGYSKIFTDKVKFNIQHLVGNEKIDGINPKLMKDIMASRHHLDNDNWGYFKRDIGPRRYKNLVGAMARVNLSTIDAKVSIDLKRILRLPSSLHSKVSMKCMEVKNRESFDPLDKAVPKFVYERKGV, from the coding sequence ATGTTTTCTAAAGCGACACTTAAAGAAAGAAGACAATACTATCGTGAAGAATGGTCAGTAAAAGACTTACCAGAATTCATAGCTACTGATTTAAAAAAAAGAGAATTTGGTTTTGACCATAACGGAAGAGGACCAAACGACAGATATAAAACATTTGGAGGACCTGAAGCTTTAGGAAAATTCTTAAGATTTAAAGCTCCATTTGCATCATATATCTCAGTAGCATTCTATAATAATCCAAAAAGAAGAGAAGATTGGTTAAAAGCAGAGTATATCTTTGATGTAGATGCTAAAGATATTCCAATCAGGTCTTGTCAATGCAATGGAGTTTGTGAAGTTTGTCTTGGTGAAGCTTTAGAGATAGTTAACTCATTAATAGACACATTGCAATCAGATTTAGGCTTAAAAAACATACATTTGATTTATTCTGGAAGAGGATATCACATTAGGATTTTAGATGAAGAAATGATGAGTGCTAATAGTGAACTTAGATCTGAAGTCTTAAAGTATGTTGCTGGTGCTGAAGTTCCAAAATCTCAATTTGTAAACCCTGAAATTTCAAATAAAAGCTTTAACTTTGAGCATTTCACAATACCAATTGGATATTCAAAGATATTTACAGATAAAGTAAAATTCAATATTCAACATTTAGTAGGTAATGAAAAAATTGATGGAATAAACCCTAAATTAATGAAAGACATCATGGCTTCAAGACATCACTTGGATAACGATAACTGGGGTTATTTTAAAAGAGATATTGGACCTAGAAGATATAAAAACCTGGTTGGAGCAATGGCACGTGTTAACTTATCAACTATTGATGCTAAAGTATCAATTGATTTAAAAAGAATTCTAAGACTTCCTTCATCACTTCACTCAAAGGTAAGTATGAAATGTATGGAAGTTAAAAATAGAGAAAGTTTTGATCCACTAGATAAAGCTGTTCCAAAATTTGTTTATGAAAGAAAAGGTGTATAA